One genomic region from Sulfurovum riftiae encodes:
- a CDS encoding DsbA family protein — protein MSLMSKLLTSTLIATIALSANASVDNKTLLNYVKRNVVKNPQVEVKGIKIIEKKTHKDIPGWDVYLTSMQLKFQKKDIEAPEMIFVKDGLATGHLVNLKTGRDYRNEIKPTVPNELYDDAHLLFGDKNAKHKIIIFSDPQCPFCQEVVPEIFEASKKNPKLIAVYYYHLPLLRIHPVSGILTRIMHVAQTEGKIDVVEKMYTLKIDPRETDMKKVIAAVKKHTGYDITEAKINSKEVTKALEKDQKAAARMMVSGTPTVYIDGQWDKMRNGYKKLK, from the coding sequence ATGTCATTGATGTCGAAATTATTGACGAGCACTTTGATCGCAACGATCGCATTGAGCGCTAACGCGTCGGTAGACAATAAAACACTATTGAATTATGTAAAGAGAAATGTGGTCAAGAACCCTCAGGTCGAGGTCAAAGGGATCAAGATCATTGAGAAGAAGACACATAAAGATATCCCGGGTTGGGACGTCTACTTAACATCGATGCAGCTTAAATTTCAGAAGAAAGATATCGAAGCACCGGAGATGATCTTCGTCAAGGACGGTTTGGCTACAGGACATCTTGTAAATCTGAAGACCGGCAGGGACTATCGTAACGAGATCAAACCTACTGTACCAAATGAGCTGTACGATGATGCACACCTTCTTTTCGGTGACAAGAACGCCAAACACAAGATCATTATCTTCTCCGATCCGCAGTGCCCGTTCTGTCAGGAGGTCGTACCAGAGATATTTGAAGCATCCAAGAAAAACCCGAAGCTGATCGCGGTCTACTACTATCATCTCCCGCTTCTTCGTATTCACCCGGTCTCAGGCATTTTGACACGTATCATGCATGTGGCACAGACAGAAGGCAAGATAGATGTGGTCGAAAAGATGTATACCCTGAAGATCGATCCGAGAGAGACCGATATGAAAAAAGTCATTGCTGCAGTAAAGAAGCATACCGGATATGACATCACTGAAGCGAAGATCAACTCCAAAGAGGTGACCAAAGCGCTGGAAAAAGATCAGAAAGCTGCTGCAAGAATGATGGTTTCCGGAACGCCTACTGTATATATTGATGGTCAGTGGGACAAAATGAGAAACGGGTATAAGAAACTTAAGTAA
- the hemC gene encoding hydroxymethylbilane synthase, which translates to METLIIATRASNLALWQAYHIRERIEAAFPDVKVELNEITSKGDKILDKPLALVGGKGHFTKELEDEMLAGNAHLAVHSLKDVPTYIPEGLELCAITERQDQSDVFLSHIYKGLDELPEGAVVGTTSLRRRMQLLEKRPDLKVKDLRGNVNTRLRKLKEGQYDAIILAYIGLHRLDLLKDIPYVEKLDFFIPPMGQAALGIEIVADNDRVREIAMSLNDENTFICTKVERDFVSKIGAGCSAPVAVNATIEGDTVTVRAMLGYPNGTNIMHKTLSSPVSEYESLGAKLAEAMIEEGALEVLSKAEEIAFKDEMPERL; encoded by the coding sequence TTGGAAACACTGATCATAGCGACACGGGCGAGCAATCTTGCTCTGTGGCAGGCATATCATATTAGAGAGAGAATCGAGGCGGCATTTCCGGATGTGAAAGTGGAGCTCAATGAGATAACCTCCAAAGGCGACAAGATACTCGACAAACCTCTGGCGCTTGTAGGCGGGAAGGGGCACTTCACCAAAGAGCTCGAAGATGAGATGCTTGCTGGTAATGCCCATCTGGCGGTCCATTCTCTGAAAGATGTCCCGACCTACATTCCTGAAGGCCTGGAGCTTTGTGCCATTACCGAGCGTCAGGACCAGAGTGATGTATTTCTCTCACATATCTACAAAGGTCTCGATGAACTCCCCGAAGGTGCAGTGGTTGGTACGACCAGTCTCAGACGCCGTATGCAGCTGCTTGAAAAGCGTCCCGACCTGAAAGTAAAAGACCTCAGAGGCAATGTCAATACCCGTCTTAGAAAACTCAAAGAAGGGCAGTACGATGCGATCATACTTGCATACATCGGGCTTCACAGGCTGGATTTGCTCAAAGATATTCCCTATGTGGAGAAACTGGATTTCTTCATCCCTCCTATGGGTCAGGCGGCACTTGGCATCGAGATCGTAGCGGACAATGACAGGGTCCGAGAGATCGCTATGAGCCTGAACGATGAAAACACTTTCATCTGCACCAAAGTGGAGCGCGATTTCGTATCCAAGATCGGTGCGGGGTGTTCAGCTCCAGTAGCGGTCAATGCGACCATCGAAGGTGACACGGTAACCGTACGTGCCATGCTGGGGTACCCCAACGGAACGAACATCATGCATAAGACTTTGAGCTCACCTGTAAGTGAATATGAATCACTCGGTGCCAAACTGGCAGAAGCGATGATAGAAGAGGGCGCCCTTGAAGTCCTCTCCAAAGCAGAAGAGATTGCTTTCAAAGAT